GGCAGGTGCTGGTCAGCCGGCTCTCTCACCCGCTGGATGTGAATGTCACATTAAACGAACCCCCTGCAACCCCAGGCCTAGGCTGGGCTGGCTGTGTGATCTATCCGTCTGCCCTCGAGGGGGGCCTCTGGGATCTGGGCGGGAGGTCTACTCGCCTAGGCTTTCGGAGAGCTCCTCCAGAGGAGGCACAGGCGTGGCCCCCTGGCCGGAAGAAGAGCGTGGGAGAGGGGCAGCCAGACCGAGGCGAGGGCCATTGGTTCGGATGGGGAGAGGGGCGGGATCAGGTGGGGAAGAGGCGGGTGGAGACGCCGGAGTAAGCCTATGGGATGTCTGAGGGGCGGGCCCGCAGACTCGGCCCGACCAATGACGACTCTAGATTGGGATGCGGGGGGGTCAGGCCCCCGGGGTCTCGGAAGCGGAAATGACGAGCCTTGCGGAAGGAAACAGGCCCGGGCCGTTGCCGAGGGGACGGACCCGGGCAGGTGCCAACATGGCAGCGGAGGGTGCAGGCGGAGGGGACCCAGCAGTTGGGGCAGTGGCGGGGGCCGTCGGGCCCCCGGGTGGACACCACCAGCCTGGGCTTCCCGGCGCAAGTAAGGGGGCACAGGGCGGTGTGCTGGCCCCTGcagccgtgtgtgtgtgtgtgtgtgtgtgtgtgtgtgtgtgtgtgtgtgtgtgtgtgtgtgtgtcatgagTGCAGGCCCGCGGCCGGGTGTGGCTGGGTGTCTTAGGTCTGCCGtcacattggggggggggggcccgAAGGAAGGGAGGTTTTGCAGGACCTTCCGTCACCTCCCGCGTGGCCCTGCCTAGGTGTCGCGGCGGGCACCCAGGCCTTTACCAGGGAGGTCTTCCTTCTCACACCGTGGCCTGTGTCTGAGATTGGCCATCGGGCCTTCCGGAGACACGGCTGGGGTGCAGCGGTGGGCGGCGGGAGGAGGCCTTATGCAGGGCTTGTCCCCCCCCCGCGGCTCCCCGGCAGGTCACCACCGGTGGTTGAAGCAGGCGTCTTTGGCTGTACTGGTGGTGCAAAATGCATCCCTGATCCTGAGCATCCGCTACGCTCGGACCCTCCCCGGCGACCGCTTCTTCGCCACCACAGCCGTGGTCATGGCTGAAGTGCTGAAGGGAGCCACCTGTCTCCTGCTGCTGTTCGCCCAGAAGAGGGGTACAGACgcgggaagggggaggaggggggggcgGGGCGGGCAGAGCCCGTGAGGAGAGACCGCAGCCTTGCCTCTTGTCCTCCCCGAACAGGGAACGTGAAACATTTCGTGCTGTTTCTGCACGAAGCCGTTCTGGTCCAGTATGTGGACACGCTGAAGCTGGCAGTGCCCTCCCTCATCTACACCCTTCAAAATAACTTGCAGTACGTGGCCATCTCCAACCTGCCAGCAGCCACCTTCCAGGTGACTTGTGGGGGAGGGAGAGCTgggcagggaaaggaggaaagcagcAAAGGAGGAAGCTGAGCTAGGCCGGGCCAGGCGTGGCAGCGTGGCATGGCATGGCATGGGGGATAGAGCTAGCCTGGACCTACCTTTGCCTTCGTGGGGATccttgttcctcagaccctgcctTCTACCTCCACTTCCACAGGTCACATACCAGCTGAAAATCCTTACCACAGCCCTGTTCTCAGTCCTCATGCTCCGCCGGAGCCTGTCCCGCCTGCAGTGGGCCTCCCTGCTCCTGCTCTTCCTGGGTGTGGCCCTCGTCCAGGTCCAGCAGGCAGGTGGTAGCAATGGGTCACCACGCCCAGGGGGCCAGAACCCTGGGGTGGGTCTGGCAGCTGTGGTGGCTTCATGCCTGTCCTCAGGCTTTGCTGGTGTTTACTTTGAGAAGATCCTGAAGGGTAGTTCAGGGTCTGTGTGGCTGAGGAACGTGCAACTGGGCCTCTTTGGAACTTTGCTGGGCCTGGCAGGGCTGTGGTGGGCAGAGGGTGGGGCTGTGGCCAGTCGAGGCTTCTTTTTTGGCTACACACCAGCCGTCTGGGGGGTGGTGCTGAACCAGGCCTTTGGAGGCCTGTTAGTTGCCGTGGTGGTGAAGTATGCAGACAACATCCTCAAGGGCTTTGCCACCTCCCTCTCCATTGTCGTTTCCACAGCAGCCTCCATCCGCCTGTTCGGCTTCCAGGTGGATCTGCTCTTTGCACTTGGGGCTGGCCTGGTCATCGGGGCCGTCTACCTCTACAGTCTGCCCCGAACTGCTGCCGTGGTCACTCCTCCTCTGAACACAGCGCCGCTGGCCAGTGGCCGCCATGCGGACCCTGAGGAGGAGCCCTTCCTGCCCAAGTCAGTACTGGGGAAGTGACGTTTGGGAGCAGAAATGGAGTTTGGGGAGCCACCAGGGAGTCCATCTCCCAAGCCCTAGCCCTCAGTTCTCCACTGCCACACATAAACACATTGCCCattgccctccccacccccacaccccacCCTTGCCCCAAGGCCTCTTGAGGCACACTGACTCTTTCAAGGGATCCACACAGAGACTGTTTTTAAAGATGCTCTAAATTCCTAGGTGGGGTAGAGTGGctggtctcttttcttccttttatttctcgCCAGCCTCCTCCTTTTTTCAGATCATAGCCCCTTCCTGAGGGGCCTTACCCAGTTCTGTGGGCTCAGTTTCCCACCTCCCTCTCAGCATTCGATGCCTTGAATCTTTAGCCCCGACGTCCACACCTTTCCCAGCCCCTTCCTCAGGGTCCATGCCACCCCAAAGGGGGCGTGGGGACGTGCTTTCCAGCTTCCATGGCCTGTTATTTGATGCCTTGATCTTCTCCAATTGTGTGTGTCTTCCTGAGAGTGGAGCTCAGCCATAGGAGTGCTTCTTTTCTCATGACTTCACTTCACCTTCCTCCTGCATCCCTATACCATAGTCTCATCTCAGGTTCCAGCCAAACCTGGCAGGTCAGGGAAACAGCTCTAGCGAAGGAAGAATGGTCTAgcctcttccatttccttttatccAGGGCCAGCTTCTAGGGAGGGGAACGAACTGGATCTTTCTGGCTCCCCAGCCCAGCTGCAATGCCAAAGGGGGAATTGACCCACTCAGAGGACTGTCCCAGTGGCTACCCTGTGGTGTTGGGGATGGGTAGTGGAATGATTCTATTTGCCAGTTTTTGGAATAAGACTAAGAAGGGGGCCTGGGCTGGGAAATGGGCATTAGATTATCTCTCAAGAGTCCAGCAGGGAAAGTCAGTTATGAACTGGAGAGAAGTTGGTGTCAGGAAACGGGGGTTTGGACAATGAGGAAAGAGCCAGCAGAAGGCAATTGCTAGgagattggggtggggggatggcTTAAATGTTCCGATTATCAGAAAAAGGGTGTTCTCCCCTTTACTCTGATTAACCCTTTAACCCAAGTCTCCCCAAAGGCCAGGGAGCCTGCCCCCTTCCTTCTGTATATATGGTGTGAGAGTTGCTACTATAGCCAGGCTTTTTGTGGGGGAAGAGGCTGTGATTGCCAATCCCTCATTTTTTGTAAGATGGGGAAATGGAATGATTTCTTTATTGGCCAGGGGATGCTGGGCAGGGTCAAGTGTACAAATGCCAAAATAAAGAAATTCTATTTATGTAGTCGATGTGCAACTTACTTAAAAGTAAAGGGGTCCTGGACTGTTCTCTCATGCTGGATTTAACCCAATTAACACTGGGGTTTATCTACAGGAAAGGAAGTAAGCCCTCTAAATTTCCCCAACCCTCCAGGCATGGAGGTTCTTGGTGAGGTCTGAAAGAAAGCCAcctgggctctctctctctttcccctgcaGGCTGCTGGCCAAGGAGAAGGGGTCGTAGCCACCCCCCTTGTCTGATGGGGGGACCGAAGATGCCCAGCACCTCCCATGTCTGCTCTGAGGATACCCTGGTCCTGTGGCTTCCATGTGGAACTGGAAGCAGCTTCTTCAGTATTAAGGAGTTAAACATCTCCTCTACCCCCTCACCCCTAACCACCTTGGGCTGCTGGAGAATTTAAGGTCTCCCTCCCTAATTCCCTAGGATTAATGAGACTGATCGCTGACCTTCCCTTCACCCCCTCTACAAAATATTGAACCAAGTTCTGCAGGGAAGGAACGTTTCCTCTGAAAATAAATTTGTAACAGCTTCTTCCTCTGTGCCCCACACCCCTTATCCCAGGAGCTCCAATGGCAAGAGTTGAAAGGAAAACACTTTATTGTTCACCAGAGGGTTGGGTTGGGGAAAACTGCAGGAGAGACTGGGCTCAGTCTTAGTCTTGCTGCTTGGCCCGGGAGGCCTCAGCATTGGCCCGAAGCACTGCCCCCGGGGAGGGGTACGGCCGCTGCTGGAATAGGGGCCCAGCGGCAGTTGTGTCGGCCCCTGTCTTTGCTTCATTCCGTTTGGGGAGACCTGTAGACCACGTACCTCTGGAGATGGAAGGAATCCATAGGGTGGAAATTGGTAGCAAAGGAGAGACTGAGCAGTTGTGTTCTCCCATCTACCCCACGACCCTTGTAATGAGAGAGCATGTCAGTACACAGAAGAGGGTCCAAATTGAGGTACTCACCGAGGGGCATCAGAATAGGCACTAGGGTCCATAGGGTCCAATTCTTCATCCTTTCGGCTGGCtgtggagagaggaaaaggggctAGTACCCACTTGGGAGGCCACCAGTCCAGCTCCAGGGGTATCTGAGGCCCAGAAGAAGAGAGCCCCAAGTGCAAAACCTCATTCCCTAATGCTTAGATTGGCACTCCTTGTTATCCTCTGCTCTCTTGAGCTCTATCTGGTTCTTTCCTCTTAACTGTTCCTCAAGAGCACCAAAAGACCCAGGAGAGGGTATCCCAAAGCCCAGTCTGGGCTGCTCTTCTCCTAAATCTTGGAGAGCCTTGATTTGAACTCGGCAATTGTGCCATGTGATATCCCCAAGTAATTTCCCTCTCTGTTCAGGGCAATCAAGTATTAATAGGCTCCTATGGTatgcctttaaggagtttacaactctCAGAAGTGGAGGTGATCCGGGACAGAAGTTGTGAGCTTGGGCACCTTGAGAGTCTGGCAGCAGGTTCTCTGTGAATGCTACCAGTCACTGCTGTTGACTCAAGTCATCTCTGTGCAGGTGACTCCTAGATCTACAAACCCAGACATCGCTGGCAGGACTTCCAATTTCATGCTCCCCTACTCGGACCTTTCCGATGTCTGGCCCATGGAAAGCACCCTTCGAggcacctggggggggggggggacctacTCTGCCTTCCTTCACACACCCAAAGGAGCAGCCATGTTCTAATAGCTTCCCTTGTCCTCTGCCCCATTTCCCACTCCCACAACCACCCTCCTGGAGATCAACTCTTGCTATTCATGCTAATTTCCTAACTGACCACCCTTCTTCCAAGAATCCTTCCTCAAATCTGTTCTTCATACAGTTTCCAGAATAATCTCCCCAGGGCACACATTTCACAGTGTTAGGCTCCTTTCTCAGCAGTCTTCCCATGGTTACTTGCTAGCTGTAACATGCATCCAACTCGGCTCTCTCCGATCTGCCTAGCAGAGTACTGCGTTGTTGTCTCCGTACCTTGGAAGGTTCGGACTGTTATCCCTCGTCACTCCTGTCTCTTTAGCTTTCCTTTGTGGCTTGGCTATATTGATTTCTAGTCTCTCACCCAGTGTCAAACACTCTCTTTCTCCTGGAATTGTTTGCCTGTTTATGCCCTGTCATCCCAGCAGGCTGGAAGCAACGTGAGGCCAGGGGCTATTTGAAGTTTTGTCTTTCTGTGTCCAAGCCAGCACAATAAACAGGTGGCTGGCCAAAGGAGCCAGACAGGCACatcctctgtgtgtctgtctctagAGCCTGGAGGAGTGTTCTGTCCACTGGGTGCACTCTCTCTGCCACCTACCTTTTTTGCTCTTAGGGTAGGGGGCCAGCTCTTCCCTTCGGTGGTAACGGCGCTCCTTCAACTCCTCCCTTTCTAGCTTTTCGTAGCCCCGGTCCAGCTTCTCTTCtggctctgaggcagaagaacatCAAAAACAATcatgggaggaaagggagaagctTCTCCCCAAAAGTACCCCTTTGATTTGCAGAATGGCCAGAAGATACCAGGGACTTACCCAAGTTGCTTCTGAGTTTCTTGGCTGCCTTGGTGATGACGGAGCTGGGATCATGGGGGTTCAGCCAGGACACGAGATCTGTCTCCACGTTCCAATAATAAGGAAGGCCACTGAGAGATTGGGCAAAAGAGCCTTGAAGGTGAGGCCAAAGGCCAGCAGGCCTCCCCacctgcctgcctccctccctccctccctccctccagccaTCCTTCACTGGTGATTGGCCCAGCGTGCTTGTGGAGCATTAGAGATGCAAGGCCTAAGGCTTCCACTGGGCCCAACTGCCCCCAAAGCAGAGCTCACCAGACTGGATCGAACACCTTGTACCAGTTGGGCGGCAGGCCTTCGATTCTGGTGCCCTCGTAGTCCACTGGGTCATCGTCATAGTCCTCGGCGATGATTTCTTCCTCTGGTTCTGCAGGGAGCCGGTTTGAGGTCAAGTCAGGGGCTGGAACAGCAGCACTGGCATTGACCCATATCGTCCggccctccttcccctccccctccccctcctctttctcccccccaccccacaggAGGGGCGGGGTAAGGGGGGCGAGTCCCACTACCCAGCGTGGCGCCCACTCACCGGGCTCCATGTGTTTAAGTATGCCGCGTTTGGCCAGGCGGGACTGCAGGGCTACGGGGAGCGGCATGGCGAGGCCGGGGCAGCAACGAGACGTGCGTTTCGGGAAGTCCGGCGGCCCCAAACACTAAGGGCTCGGAGGAGTAGGAGGGAGCGGAGGGCCTCAACCACCGCGAGTGATATCACTTCCTGTTCACGGTCTTTGGCTCCAAGACCTACGAGGTCCGGCCCAGCCCGCCCCCTCGCCCTACCAGTTGTGCGCATGTGCACGGTTGTTGGCCAATGCAATCACATCGGTGAGTTCATCGATTAAACTACCGCCCTCTAACACGCCCAACCTCGCTCCGCACCCTCCCCCTCGTCCCTCTACTTCTCCCTCCCATGAGGCTTCCCGGTCCGTTCCGGGTATGAGCCCGcctcctctcagatctctcctCTTGTATCTAGACAGGCGCGCGCGAGTCACTTCTTTCTTCTCAAGTTCGAACACTGGGAAGGGGTCGAGGGGAGAAACGGCCTATGAACGCGCGGGACGGTTGCCTTGGCAACCCCTagtacacaggggagggaggcagaTTGCGCAAGCGCCCTGCGACTTCAGCTCCCTCACTCGCATGGTCCAGAGGGTGGAGTGCAGAAAGAGGCGGGAAGTGGGGAGGAGCCGTAGAGAGGGGCGGCTTGCGAGGCTTCAGGGAGGGACGTTCCCCTTTAGAGTGGGCAGCCCGGATCTTGACTAAGCCGCCTGAGCTGAAGCGTTATGGAGGAGTACGCACGCGAACCCTGGTACGGATTAGGGGTAGGGCGAGGCGGAGAGGGGGGCCGAGATTTGAATCCTTGAGGGTGGAGGATTGTGGGCGTCCTCGGTCCCTTATTTGCTCCCCCCCACCGCCGGCACATTTGGTCTCTCCCGGCTTAGTCCGGGTCCCGCTGTGGACCTTTCCATTGCCGGCGGTTGGGGCTGCCCCGCCCCTTTTTTGGGCGCTTGGTTTCTGTGGACGAGCCTCTTCGcacagggtggggggagggaagcgcAGAAACGGGCCCCCGGACTGGGACACCAAAGGGAAGGTTGGCGGTGGGCCGTGAACCGGCACTGCCTCCGCCTCTTTCTGGGAGAGCCTTACAGCTGCTGCTGGCCTGCCTTCACCTCTGGCAGCTTCTTCTCTGCTGTCCCCGAGGGGCGGGGCAGGTTGGGCTGCCCCTTCCCCTGTGCTCCCTTGGGCCTTCGGGAGAGTGAGGCGGGGAGAGGGGCAGCCATACCCTTCCAGGATACCTAGGACCTGTGCCATACCTGCTACCTACCTCTGCAGCCCCTGGAGGATTGTGGATGACTGCGGTGGGGCCTTCACTATGGGAGTCATCGGGGGAGGCGTCTTCCAGGCCATCAAGGGCTTCCGAAATGCCCCAGTAGTGAgtcccctgggcctcagtttcccccttccTGTAGATGCCAATCTCAGCCGTCTCCCCCTCGTTGTTCTCCCTCCTGTTTGCCCAGACATAAGAGGAACTtgaggggaggtgggggggggggataggggAGGGCCTATCCATTGCCTGAGCCCTTGGGCTTTTTACCTGGCCTAGATCAATCTACATCTTCCCACCACTGGTCTCTTGACCTCTCTTCTTGACCTCCCCAGGGCATCCGCCATAGGTTCCGGGGTAGCATCAGTGCAGTGAGGATCAGGGCACCCCAGATCGGAGGTAagagggctggggggggggtggagagggaggaagcagggGGCTCCCGGTGCAGCAGGACAGTCTCTGAGAGGTGGAGAGTTTCAGATTGGAATCACTGAGCTCCTCCCCTGGGCCTCTGGGAAGCAGAGGGGAAGAGTTGGGGGTCAGGAAGCTCCTCAGCTGCTGATTTGGGCTTGGGGCATCCTGGGAAGGGTTCTAGATGCCAGTCCTGCCACCTCAACTCTGCAAAACTTGTTGCTTTGCTTCTCCCCTTCTAGGTAGTTTTGCGGTCTGGGGTGGCCTCTTCTCCACCATTGATTGTGGGCTTGTGCGTCTCCGTGGGAAGGAGGACCCATGGAATTCCATCACTAGTGGGGCTCTCACTGGTGCTGTGTTGGCAGCTCGAAGTAAGTGACATCCCTCCCACTTAACCTTCCTACTGTGGGAAGTGGGGCAGGGGCTCTCAGAAAGGCCCTGAGAGGCTTCTGCTTGACTTTTCCTTTGTCCAGGTGGGCCCTTGGCCATGGTTGGATCTGCCATGATGGGAGGGATCCTGCTGGCCCTGATTGAAGGTGTGGGCATCCTCCTCACCCGCTACACAGCCCAGCAGTTCCGGAACAGTGAGTCACTCCTCACTCCCTCCATTCTCCTTCCTGCcttttgttattgtcattgtcACTAGCCCTGCAAAGTCCTTGTGATTCTGGCACCCCTACCTTGCTAGTATGAAGAGCCACCTGGGctgttctctcttcctccttctgtcCTTAGCCTTTGTCTTCAGTCTCCCATCTTTGCATCTTTGCCTTTAGATCTCACTCCTTGTCTTTTCTTAGTTCTTCTCTCcaccattcttccttcttttcttttgtctctttttccagCACCCCCCTTCATAGAAGATCCTGGACAGCTGCCCCCGAAGGAGGGTTCTGCCCCACCCCCCGGCTATCCAGGCTATGGACAGTACCAGTGAAGCCACCAGgccatggggggagggaggggaagaagctGGGGAGAACCCAGGGCTATTTGGGTCCTCAAGGGTTGGTGGGAACCAACTAGACTCCAACTCTTTTTCACTACCTCTCAGAGCTGGCACTTCAGGGCAGGGGACCCCTCACTGCCCCTCTCCTGGCTTTCCTCCAGAGTGGGGATGAATAGGCCAGGCCCTG
Above is a genomic segment from Monodelphis domestica isolate mMonDom1 chromosome X, mMonDom1.pri, whole genome shotgun sequence containing:
- the TIMM17B gene encoding mitochondrial import inner membrane translocase subunit Tim17-B, producing MEEYAREPCPWRIVDDCGGAFTMGVIGGGVFQAIKGFRNAPVGIRHRFRGSISAVRIRAPQIGGSFAVWGGLFSTIDCGLVRLRGKEDPWNSITSGALTGAVLAARSGPLAMVGSAMMGGILLALIEGVGILLTRYTAQQFRNTPPFIEDPGQLPPKEGSAPPPGYPGYGQYQ
- the PQBP1 gene encoding polyglutamine-binding protein 1 isoform X1 yields the protein MPLPVALQSRLAKRGILKHMEPAPDLTSNRLPAEPEEEIIAEDYDDDPVDYEGTRIEGLPPNWYKVFDPVCGLPYYWNVETDLVSWLNPHDPSSVITKAAKKLRSNLEPEEKLDRGYEKLEREELKERRYHRREELAPYPKSKKASRKDEELDPMDPSAYSDAPRGTWSTGLPKRNEAKTGADTTAAGPLFQQRPYPSPGAVLRANAEASRAKQQD
- the SLC35A2 gene encoding UDP-galactose translocator, which gives rise to MRGGQAPGVSEAEMTSLAEGNRPGPLPRGRTRAGANMAAEGAGGGDPAVGAVAGAVGPPGGHHQPGLPGASHHRWLKQASLAVLVVQNASLILSIRYARTLPGDRFFATTAVVMAEVLKGATCLLLLFAQKRGNVKHFVLFLHEAVLVQYVDTLKLAVPSLIYTLQNNLQYVAISNLPAATFQVTYQLKILTTALFSVLMLRRSLSRLQWASLLLLFLGVALVQVQQAGGSNGSPRPGGQNPGVGLAAVVASCLSSGFAGVYFEKILKGSSGSVWLRNVQLGLFGTLLGLAGLWWAEGGAVASRGFFFGYTPAVWGVVLNQAFGGLLVAVVVKYADNILKGFATSLSIVVSTAASIRLFGFQVDLLFALGAGLVIGAVYLYSLPRTAAVVTPPLNTAPLASGRHADPEEEPFLPKLLAKEKGS
- the PQBP1 gene encoding polyglutamine-binding protein 1 isoform X2, whose amino-acid sequence is MPLPVALQSRLAKRGILKHMEPEPEEEIIAEDYDDDPVDYEGTRIEGLPPNWYKVFDPVCGLPYYWNVETDLVSWLNPHDPSSVITKAAKKLRSNLEPEEKLDRGYEKLEREELKERRYHRREELAPYPKSKKASRKDEELDPMDPSAYSDAPRGTWSTGLPKRNEAKTGADTTAAGPLFQQRPYPSPGAVLRANAEASRAKQQD